A segment of the Alkalidesulfovibrio alkalitolerans DSM 16529 genome:
AGGGTTTGGCGTTTTCGCGGCCACGCAGCAGATGAGGCTTTTTTTCAACGGTCTGCTAGAGCACGGTGCGCACGGCCGCGAAATCCTCCTCGCCATGCCCCTCTTCGAACGCCTGGATGAAGGCCTCGTGCACGGCGTGCAGGGCCGGGGCCTTCAGCCCCAGGCTGTCGGCCGCTTCGGCCGCGAAGCCCAGATCCTTGACCATGTGTTTGAGCGGGAACTGCACGGGGAACTCGCCGTTTTCGAGCATGGGCCGCTTGAGTTGGAACAGGCTGCACGAGAGCGGTCCTGAGAGCACCACGTCGAGCATGGTTTCCGGATCGAGCCCGCCGTGCTCGCCGAAGGACATCATCTCGGCCAGCCCAGCCATCATCACCGCAAGCAGCTGATTCACCGCGAGCTTCATGTGTGTGCCCGCGCCAGCCGGACCGCAGCGCACCACCTTCCAGCCCATACACAGCAAAAGCGGCTCGTAGCGGGCGATATCCGCCTCGTCGCCACCGGCCAGGATGACCAGCGAGCCGTCCTCGGCCGGCTTTCGCGAGCCTGAGACCGGCGCGTCGATGAAGGTGCAGTCCAGGGCGTCCAGACGGTTTTTGAGATCGAGGGTGAAGGCGACGGAAACGGTGCTCATGTTGATGACAGTCTTTCCGGCCAGCATGTCGCCGCCCGCACCACCATGACCGAAGAGCACCTCCTCGCAGGCCTCGGGACCCGTGAGCATGAGGATCACGACCTCGCTCCTGCGGGCGCACTCCCGGGGGGTGGAGGCAAAAGCAGCCCCCAGGCGGGTCAGCTCGGGAATATCCTTGGGTTCACGGTTGTAAACCGTCAGTTCGTGGCCCTTGCGGGCCAGATTGAGGCTCATGGGCTCGCCCATGATGCCAAGCCCCATGAATCCGACCTTCATCGCGACCTCCTTGCCCTGTCGTCGTCTCGTTCGCGCATGTACCACAACTTTATGCCGCATGTAATCACGAAGGCGCCCCTTCGCTGGAGATAAAATCGCGCGTCGCAATCATTGACTCCTGGCCGGGGTGCTGCCATACCGGCAAGGGAGCCTGATACATGCCGCCCGATGCGTCTGCCGAACCAGGCGGCCTGCCGCCCTGCCCCCGACGCCCCAACTGCGCGTCGAGCGGCCACGAGCGACCGGAACGCCGCGTAGAGCCGATCACGCTGTCGCTGCCGCTCAATCGCGCCCTCGACCGTATGGACGTGGTCATCGCTCGGCTCGGAGGCAAGACGATTACACGCGGTCGAGACAGTTTACAGGCCGAATTCCGCACGTTTCTTGGCTTTGTGGACGATGTGGACGTGTTTTTCGACATGTACAACAAGACGATTCACCTGCGCTCGGCCTCGCGCCTTGGCTGGTGGGATTTCGGCGTGAACCGCCGAAGGCTCGAGCGCATCCGGGAACTGTACACCCATCGGCCGAACGGAGATACGCCATGAAGTCGTTTCGCAAGGAACTGTGGTTCGAAGTGCCCACGCGGCGCGCGTTCGTGAACATCACCCCCCAGTGCGAGGACGCGGTGCGGGAATCCGGGATCAGCGAGGGACTGATGCTGGTCAACGCCATGCACATCACCGCCTCGGTGTTCATCAACGACGACGAGCCCGGACTGCACCACGACTACGAAGAATGGCTGGAAGAACTGGCCCCGCACGAGCCGGTGGATCGCTACCGCCACAACCGCACCGGCGAGGACAACGCCGACGCGCACCTCAAGCGGCAGGTCATGGGCCGCGAAGTCGTGGTGGCGATCACCGACGGCAAGCTCGACTTCGGCACCTGGGAGCGCATCTTCTACGGCGAGTTTGACGGCCGCCGCAGAAAGCGCGTGCTGATCAAAATCATCGGCTCCTGAAGCCGACTGGATCCCACTTTCGTACGCAAAAGCGTACTAGATACGAATATCCTAGCACTGAATGGCGCAGGGGTATTCCTGGGTTGAAGGCGCCTGCCTATGCGTTCAGCCCGTTCTCCTTTGCGCCGCAAGGGCCTCGCGGCAGGCGGCCAGGGCCGCGCGGGCCTCGTCGGCCATTTCCATGAGCGCCCCGACCACTCGCGGATCGAACTGCCCTTCGGCGCAGCGCCGCACCTCGGCCATGGCGTCGTCGAAACGCATCGGCGCGCGGTAAGCCCGCGCCTGAAGCATGGCGGACAGCGAATCCGCCACCGCGATGATGCGCGCTCCAAGCGGTATGCCTTGGCCTGAAAGGCCGTGTGGATACCCTCCACCGTCGAAGCGCTCGTGGTGGTGCAGCACCATCACAGGCACGCCCAAGGCGCACAGGCAGCCCACGGGGGCGAGAATGTCGTGCCCCATGGCCGGGTGCCGCCGCACGAGCGCCCATTCCTCGGGACTCAGCGAGTTGGGTTTTTGCAGCACGCTGTCCGGCAGGCCGATCTTGCCGATGTCGTGCAGATGGCCGGCCACGTGCACAATGGTCGCCTCGGCCTCCGACAGCCCCAAGCGCAGGGCCAGCATCTCAGCGATCACGGCCACTTCGTCCGAATGGGCGCGCGTGAACCGATCCTTGGCGTCGATGGCCGCGCCGAGCGATTCGGCCAGTTCGTGCATGGACAGGGCGACCGGTCCGTATGTCTGGCATGCCGCGCGACAAAGCGATCCGGCCGAGCCGGGCTGCCTCGCCACGCAATCTTGAATCTTCGATCTGGTCTGTGTTCCCAGTAACGCTCCGCCAGAGGGCTCAGGTGTTGATCCGGATACAGCGGCCCCGTGCTGCACGACACGCGCCGAATGCAGGGGAACGGTCTTTCGTGGGCTGGTCATCCGTCGCTCCATGACAGGTATGAAAGACAACAACGGCAGGACGGCATATAAAGCGTGCGATCACGACCACTCCCCCGCCTTGCTCATCATGGCGGGGTGCGGGCGATGGCGCCGCGCACGCCGTGCCCTATCCCCTCTCTGCCCGCGCGACCCGGCCCCACGCCGGATGTCGCATGCATGCGAAGCCGTCTATATTGAAATCGAATTTCATTGTCAATCAATGGTGGTGAAATGTTGTGCTTTTTCCAAATCGTTCCTAAAGCGCCGTGACTTGCATAACGCCCGGAATCGGTCTAAAGCCATGCGGATAAATTTTCCAACCCACAGCTTCCCCGGCGGATATCATGAGCAAGACCGTTCTCTCTTTCGGCCTAACGCCCGGCGACATCGCCATGGGATGCGGCGGTTCCTTGACCCTGCTCACCGACCAGGGGTGGAACGCCGTGAACATTTTCTGCGCCTACTCCGGAGAAAATCTGAACGCCCTGGCCAAGGAAGCGCGCATGGCCGCAAAAATTCTGGGCGTGGGCGACGTGGCTTTTCTGCTCATTGATCCGGGTGCACAGATGTTCGGCCGTGAGGCCATGATGCGCGCGGCCAAGCTCATCCGCAAACACCGTCCCGACGTCATCTTCACCTTCTCCGCCCAGGATCCCACGCCCGACCGCGCCGGACTCTCGTCCTGCGTGCGTGCGGGCATCGAGGCCGCAGCCTCGCCCACCACTGAGGGACTCGATGGAGAGCCGTGCTGCGTCCTGACCGCCTTCGGCTTCGAGATCGCCCCGCCCCTGGCGCGTTACGACCACGCTGTGAACATCAGCGAGACCATGAACCGCAAGATGGAAGCCATCGACTGCTATGAAACCCTCATCGGCCGTAAGGTCGACGAGGCCATGCAGGGGCTGGCCCGCTACCGCGGCCGCATGAGCGATGCGGGCGAGTACGCCGAGGTCTTCGACATCATGTACGGCGAGCACGATCCCTTCCACGAATGGCGAGACGGCTAGCAGGCATCGTCCGCTGCTTCACGGCAACACCGCAGGTGGAACGTGGGGACGGCTAGTTAATCCGGGGCGTGAATGCCGTAGGTCTTGAGCTTGCGGTAGAGCGAGGAGCGGTCCAGGCCGACCATTTCGGCCAGACGCGAGACGTTGCCCCCGCACTCTTGGAGTTTTGCCTCCAGAAACCTCGCCTCGAACAGAGCGCGTGCCGTCTTCAAATCGCTTGCGGCCGCGAAACCGGTCACGTCGATGGACATGTCCGCGTCCTCGCGTCCCGCGCCTCCGGCAAGCGTGATTTCCGGGGGCAGATCGGCCGGGGCCACCTCGCGACCGCCGAACATGATGAGCATGCGTTCCACGAAATTCTTGAGCTCACGCACGTTGCCCGGCCAGCGGTAGGAGGTGAGCACGGTCATGGCCTCGTCCGTGAACCGGATGGAACGAAAGCCGTGGTCGCGCGTCATGTTGGCCACGAAATCCTCGATCAGCAGCCGGATGTCCTCGGGCCGCTCGCGCAGGGGCGGAACGACCAGCGGAAAAACCTTCAGGCGGTAGTAGAGGTCCTCACGAAAATTCCCGGCCACAATCTCCTCGGGCAGGTTCTTGTTGGTCGCGGCGATGACTCGAACATCCACGGTGATGGTCTTGCGCCCGCCCACCCGCTCGAAACGTTGCTCCTGCAAGATGCGCAGGATTTTGGCCTGGGTCTTCAGGCTCATGTCGCCGATCTCGTCGAGAAACAGCGTGCCGCCGTCGGCCAACTCGAATTTGCCTTCGGCCGCACGGTCGGCCCCGGTGAAGGCTCCACGTTCGTGGCCGAACAACTCGGACTCGATCAATTCCTCGGGAATCGCGGCGCAGTTCACGGCCACCATGGGCCGCGTGGCGCGTCGGCTTTGGGCGTGGATCATACGGGCCACGATCTCCTTGCCCGTACCGTTCTCGCCGGTGATGAGAACCCAGGCGTCCGTGGGTGCGACCCGCTCTATCTGCTCCGAAAGTTTGCGGATGACCGGCGACGTCCCGGTCAGGCGCTGTACTTGGTCGCCCTGGATGCGCGTCTTGAGCGCGGTGTTCTCGCGCTTGAGTTCGCGGAACTCCATGGCCTTGTCAGCCGCGATGACGACCTTTTCGAGAGAGAGCGGCTTTTCGATGAAGTCGAAGGCCCCCTTCTTGATAGCCGAAACCGCCGTTTCGATGCTGCCATGCCCGGAGATCATGATCACGGGCAATTCGGGCTGATCCTCGCGCAACGAATCCAAGGCGGTCAGACCGTCCATGCCGGGCAGCCAGATGTCGAGAAAAACGAGGTCCGGGCGCTGTTCCGAGGCCAGTTCGAGCGCCCGTTCGGCGCTCACTGCTTCCACCACGTCGTATCCCTCGTCCTCCAAGATGCCGCGCAGCGAGTAGCGGATGTCCTCTTCGTCGTCCACCACGAGCACGAGGCCCATCATTCCCTCCGGGCGTCGAACTGAGCGGAAATGGCGTCGAGCACCTGCCGTGACCTCTCCGGATCGCCGATCCTGCCCACCCAGACCTCGGCCAGGATCACGCCCGCAGGCTTTTGCCTGAGCGTAATGCGAAACGGCGTGGTATCGGTGAACTCGGAACGCAGGGTGAGCCGCGCCGAGCCGTCGTCTTCGACGCCGCGATCCTCGCTCAACACATAGAGCCCAAGGGAGCGCACCCCCTGGCGGGAGGCTTCGGCGACCTCATCGAGCGAGGCGTGGAACTCGCGGCTCTCATAGCCCCGATAGGCCATGGCGCCCGCGCCTGCCACCGTTCCCACGGCCAGAAGGCCGCAGCCCTGCAACGCGGGCATAAGAAGAAGAAGGCACAGCGCGAGAAGCGGAAGCGGGGAAGCCCCCCTGTTCCTCAGACGCTTTGGAACTGGAATCCGTTGCGGAAGAGTCGAAGACATATGTCCACCATGTCCGGGTCGTAGAGTTTGCCCTTGTTGCGGCTGATCTCCTCCAGGGCGCGTTCAATGCCGAGCGCGGCCCGGTACGGCCTGTGCGAGGACATGGCTTCAACCACGTCCGCCACGCTGATGATGCGCGACTGAACCAGCATCTCTTCGCCGCTCAAACCGTTGGGATAACCACTGCCGTCCATGCGCTCGTGATGCTGGAGCACGATGTCGGCCACGGGCCAGGGAAAGGGCACTTCCTTCAGGATATCGTAGCCCACCTCGGAGTGGGTCTTCATGATCCCCATCTCCATGGTGGTCAGCCGTGCGGGCTTGGAGAGTATCTCTGCGGGCACGTAGATCTTGCCGATGTCGTGCAACAGCCCGGCCACCCGGATGCCCTCGATCATGTCCTCGTCCAAACCCATCTCGGCGGCCACGGTGCAAGCGAGCTGAGCCACGCGCTGCTGGTGTCCGGCCGTGTAGGGGTCGCGTTTTTCCGAGGTGATGGCCAAGGCATTCACGGTCTGCTTCACGGTCAGCCTGAGTTGGTTGACCGTCCGTTTGAGGTCCATCTCGGCCTGACGGCGCCCCGAAACATCGCGGATCACGAGCACCGACCCCATGACGCCGCCGTCGCCGCGAGAGATGGGCGCGATGCTGACCTGCACGGGCACTCGCTCCCCCTTCTGGGCGACAAGCATCAGGTCGCCGCGCACCTCGGGCTGCGCCCCGGAGCGGATCGCACGGCCCGCCATGTCCAGGACGAGTTCACCGCCGATCTCGTCGAAGAAATGCAACACCGCGTCGAGTTCTCGGCCAACTGCACGGCTGTCTTCCGTGCCGAGCATCTTCACCGCCTCGGCGTTGAGGAAGGTGATGCGCCCCTCGGCGTCCGTGGCCACCACGCCGTCGCCGATACTGTGCAGCGTCGTGTGCAGCCAGCGCTCGTTGTCGCGCAGCTTGCGGTCGAGCCTGTGCTTATACAGGGCCATTTCGATGTTGATGGCCAGTTCCCGGTCCTCGAAAGGCTTGATGATGTAGCCAAAGGGATCGGTTGCCTTGGCCCGTTGCAGTGTCTGCTCGTCAGCATAAGCAGTGAGGTAGATGATGGGGATCTGCTGGCGCTCGCGGATGTGGCCCGCCGCCGTGATACCGTCCACCTCGCCTTCGAGCATGATGTCCATGAGGATCAAGTCCGGCTGCAACTCGCGCGCGGCCTCGATGGCCGCCTCGCCCGAAGACACGGCCCTGGCCACGGAATAGCCGAGGTTGCGAAGCCTGCTCTGGATGTCCAGGGCCACGATGGCTTCGTCCTCCACGACCAAGATGCGCGCGCCGACTTGCTGTGTCACGCCCGATGCTCTCCTTCGGCTCCCGCCGCCCCGGATGTTTTGGGCCAAGCCCTTGTCTAAGCCTTCCGCAGCAAATCCTCAAGCGCCGCGAGCAAGACTGGATGTTTGAAGGTGTACCCATCTTCCGTGAGGCGGCGGGGCAGTACGAACTGCCCGGACAGCAGAGCCTCCTGGGCCATTTCGCCGAACAGGAGTTTGAGCGCGAACGGCGGTGCGCCGAGGACCGCCGGACGCCCGAGCGTCTTGGACAGGGCACGAGTGAAGGCGCGGTTGTCCACGGTTTCGGGCGCGGCCAAATTGTAGGCCCCGCGCGACTCCTCGCGCTGCATGAGAAACCTGATCGCGCCCACCTCGTCGTCAAGGTGAATCCAGGGGAAGCCCTGGCTCCCGTCGCCGAGCGGACCACCGAGGCCAAGCCGAAAAATGGGCAGCATGCGCGCCAGCGCACCGCCATGCTCGGCCATGACCACGGCCGTACGGATGATCACGCGGCGCACGCCCATCTCTTCCACTGCTTCGGTGGAGGGTTCCCAGGCGCGGCAGACTTCGGCCAGGAATCCATCGCCCGACGGCGCTGATTCGTCTACCGCGGGAAGCCCGCGCGGACCGTAATAGCCCACGGCCGAGGCCTGTACGAGCACCTTGGGCTTGACCGAGGCACGGGAAATGGCCTCGGTCACGGATCTACCGACATTGACCCGGCTTTCGAGGATGAGCTTCTTGCGCTCGGGAGTCCAGCGGCTGTCGGCAAGGCCCGCTCCGGCCAGATTGACTACCGCGTCGGCCCCGTCCACGAGCTGCCCCCAATCCTTGGCGCTCCTGCCATCCCACAGGGCCGCGCTGGCCTTTCCGCCGAAGAGGCTTTGGACGCGCGTAACGGAACGCGAAAGGATGATCACTTCCGCTCCGTCGGACAGAAGCGACTCCGTGAGCCGCCTGCCGATGAGCCCGGTGCCTCCCGTTATGATGACCCGCATGGCTGACCTCCGGTCAGAGATTCGATCTTCGAATCATCTAACCGTTTTCGGTCGTGGTGTCACGGCGAAGCCGGCATCTTCGCTCAGGCGGCAGGCAGTTCGATGACGAAAATGCTGCCGTGCGGCTGGTTCGGGCGGACGCGCAGGAAGCCGTGATGGTCGCTGACGATGCTCCGGGCGATAGTCAATCCAAGGCCCGTGCCGCCCTTTTTACGCGAAAAATAAGGCTCGAAGACGCGGGACCGTTCGTCCTCGGTGAGACCCGGGCCGTCGTCGCGGATCTCGATGACCACGAGTTTGAGGATGGGATCAAAAGCGGCCGCGATCTCGACCACTCCGTTGCCTTCCAGGGCTTCGGCCGCGTTGCCCAGGAGGTTCACGAGCACCCTGCGCAGCCCCTCGGCGTCGAACCGGACCTTTGGCAGGTCGTGCGAGACGTCGAGCGTCCACGAAATGCCTCCGTGACTCGTGGCGAACATGGCGCGAACCTCTTCAAGGAGCGCGGTCAGCGAGCCGGGCCTGAGCACCACCTCGGGCAGTTTGGCGAAGGCCGAGAACTCCTGGACCATGGCCTGCATGTTCTCCACTTGGCGCACGATGAGTCGGATCGATTCGAGAAACACGGGATCGCTCAAAGTGGAGCCGAAACGCTTTTCCAGGCGCTGGGCCGAGAGCTTGATGGGCGTGAGCGGATTCTTGATCTCGTGCGCGATGCGCCGGGCGACCTCGCGCCAAGCGGCAACACGCTGCATCTTCTCAAGTTCGGTGATGTCCTCGAACACGGCCACCAGCCCGGCCCTCGCTCCGTCCGGCAGCTTCAGTTCCACCACGTTCACGAGAAGTTTCATCTCGCGGCTGCCCAGCGTCAGCGTGATCTGCTCCTGCCACTGGCCCGCTGTGCCGGAGGCGGCCATGTCCAGAAGCTGGCGCAGCAAACGACGGTGCTCGCCGACCAGGGCTTCGAGGGGCCGTTGTCCGACCAGGGAGCGCGCGTCCAGGCCGAGCATGGATTCGGCCGCCTTGTTGACCGTGTTCACGCGGCCCTGGCTGTCCAGAGAGATGACGCCTGCGGCGATGTTGTTGAGCAGCGCCTCGATGTAGGAACCGCGCGCGGCAAGCTCCAGGTTTTGCTGATTCAAGCGTTGGTTGGCGCGCGTCAGCCGTTCCCGGCCCTCTTCCAGGTCCTCGGCCATGCGGTTGAAGGACTGCACGAGGAAGCCGAGCTCGTCCGTGGACTTGTCTTCCAGCCGCACGGAAAGATCGCCGCGCGCGATGCGCTGCGTGCCGATGGCCAGCGCCTGCACCGGCGCGGATATCTCCTTGGCCAGACGGAAACCGAACCAAATGGAACCGAGCACGATGCTGCCCGTCATCAAGCCCATGGTCAGATACAGGGCCAGCTTTAATGGGTCCTTCAAGGTCAGGAGCGTCTGGTACTCCTCCACACCGCGCACCACGCGGTCCATCTTTTCCAGCATGTTGGAGCCAAGTCCCTCGCCGACCACGAGAAAACCCGTCTTGCCCTTGTCCACGGGCAGGGCGCAGATGACTACATCCTGATACACCCCGCGCAGGATGGTCGCGTAGGCCGTGTCTTCCTCGCCGAGCTGCCACCAGTCCGTTGAGTCGCGGAACTCGCGCCAAGCCGGTTCGAATTCGGGGTCCATGTGCCAGTTCTGTTCCGTGAGCTCCGGGGTGAAAACGCCAAGCAAGCCCAAGCCGAGCTGAGACTTCTTCTCCACCATGAGCTGCCCCATGCCCGTGCCGCCCCATGCAAAACGCCGGGTTCGGATGTCCGCCTCGATGCTCACCGCCACCCTGCGCGGCCGTTCCTTGAGCACCACGTAGACGTCTTGGCCAAGTTCCAGGGACTGCTCCATGGAGCCTTCGATCTTGGTCTGGAACCAGTAGTCGATGCCTGTGCGCACGAATTGCACGGCTATGAAGAACATGAGCAGCGTGGGCGCGAGCGTCAGGATCATGAAGGCCAGAACCAGACGCGTTCGCAGGCGCGATCCCAGCACGCGGCGCTTTCGTTCGAGCAGCAGTTTGACGATGTTCCTGATGACCACGAAGAGGATGACAGCCAAAAGGACGAAATTGAAATTGAAAAGCGGCAGGAAAAGGTAAGAATCAACGCCGATGTATTTGAGTTCGGCCCAGGTCAGGCCGATGATAAGAAGCGCACCGAAAAAGGCCAGCCACAACTCGCGTTGCCGCCGCTTGCGCTCGCGCGTGGAGTCGCCGCTCACCCGGATCGGTTCAACCT
Coding sequences within it:
- a CDS encoding NAD(P)-dependent oxidoreductase; its protein translation is MKVGFMGLGIMGEPMSLNLARKGHELTVYNREPKDIPELTRLGAAFASTPRECARRSEVVILMLTGPEACEEVLFGHGGAGGDMLAGKTVINMSTVSVAFTLDLKNRLDALDCTFIDAPVSGSRKPAEDGSLVILAGGDEADIARYEPLLLCMGWKVVRCGPAGAGTHMKLAVNQLLAVMMAGLAEMMSFGEHGGLDPETMLDVVLSGPLSCSLFQLKRPMLENGEFPVQFPLKHMVKDLGFAAEAADSLGLKAPALHAVHEAFIQAFEEGHGEEDFAAVRTVL
- a CDS encoding DUF1499 domain-containing protein, whose translation is MPPDASAEPGGLPPCPRRPNCASSGHERPERRVEPITLSLPLNRALDRMDVVIARLGGKTITRGRDSLQAEFRTFLGFVDDVDVFFDMYNKTIHLRSASRLGWWDFGVNRRRLERIRELYTHRPNGDTP
- a CDS encoding secondary thiamine-phosphate synthase enzyme YjbQ, which translates into the protein MKSFRKELWFEVPTRRAFVNITPQCEDAVRESGISEGLMLVNAMHITASVFINDDEPGLHHDYEEWLEELAPHEPVDRYRHNRTGEDNADAHLKRQVMGREVVVAITDGKLDFGTWERIFYGEFDGRRRKRVLIKIIGS
- a CDS encoding HD-GYP domain-containing protein, producing the protein MARQPGSAGSLCRAACQTYGPVALSMHELAESLGAAIDAKDRFTRAHSDEVAVIAEMLALRLGLSEAEATIVHVAGHLHDIGKIGLPDSVLQKPNSLSPEEWALVRRHPAMGHDILAPVGCLCALGVPVMVLHHHERFDGGGYPHGLSGQGIPLGARIIAVADSLSAMLQARAYRAPMRFDDAMAEVRRCAEGQFDPRVVGALMEMADEARAALAACREALAAQRRTG
- a CDS encoding PIG-L deacetylase family protein, which translates into the protein MSKTVLSFGLTPGDIAMGCGGSLTLLTDQGWNAVNIFCAYSGENLNALAKEARMAAKILGVGDVAFLLIDPGAQMFGREAMMRAAKLIRKHRPDVIFTFSAQDPTPDRAGLSSCVRAGIEAAASPTTEGLDGEPCCVLTAFGFEIAPPLARYDHAVNISETMNRKMEAIDCYETLIGRKVDEAMQGLARYRGRMSDAGEYAEVFDIMYGEHDPFHEWRDG
- a CDS encoding sigma-54-dependent transcriptional regulator produces the protein MMGLVLVVDDEEDIRYSLRGILEDEGYDVVEAVSAERALELASEQRPDLVFLDIWLPGMDGLTALDSLREDQPELPVIMISGHGSIETAVSAIKKGAFDFIEKPLSLEKVVIAADKAMEFRELKRENTALKTRIQGDQVQRLTGTSPVIRKLSEQIERVAPTDAWVLITGENGTGKEIVARMIHAQSRRATRPMVAVNCAAIPEELIESELFGHERGAFTGADRAAEGKFELADGGTLFLDEIGDMSLKTQAKILRILQEQRFERVGGRKTITVDVRVIAATNKNLPEEIVAGNFREDLYYRLKVFPLVVPPLRERPEDIRLLIEDFVANMTRDHGFRSIRFTDEAMTVLTSYRWPGNVRELKNFVERMLIMFGGREVAPADLPPEITLAGGAGREDADMSIDVTGFAAASDLKTARALFEARFLEAKLQECGGNVSRLAEMVGLDRSSLYRKLKTYGIHAPD
- a CDS encoding DUF3568 family protein, which encodes MPVPKRLRNRGASPLPLLALCLLLLMPALQGCGLLAVGTVAGAGAMAYRGYESREFHASLDEVAEASRQGVRSLGLYVLSEDRGVEDDGSARLTLRSEFTDTTPFRITLRQKPAGVILAEVWVGRIGDPERSRQVLDAISAQFDARRE
- a CDS encoding HD domain-containing phosphohydrolase encodes the protein MTQQVGARILVVEDEAIVALDIQSRLRNLGYSVARAVSSGEAAIEAARELQPDLILMDIMLEGEVDGITAAGHIRERQQIPIIYLTAYADEQTLQRAKATDPFGYIIKPFEDRELAINIEMALYKHRLDRKLRDNERWLHTTLHSIGDGVVATDAEGRITFLNAEAVKMLGTEDSRAVGRELDAVLHFFDEIGGELVLDMAGRAIRSGAQPEVRGDLMLVAQKGERVPVQVSIAPISRGDGGVMGSVLVIRDVSGRRQAEMDLKRTVNQLRLTVKQTVNALAITSEKRDPYTAGHQQRVAQLACTVAAEMGLDEDMIEGIRVAGLLHDIGKIYVPAEILSKPARLTTMEMGIMKTHSEVGYDILKEVPFPWPVADIVLQHHERMDGSGYPNGLSGEEMLVQSRIISVADVVEAMSSHRPYRAALGIERALEEISRNKGKLYDPDMVDICLRLFRNGFQFQSV
- a CDS encoding TIGR01777 family oxidoreductase; the protein is MRVIITGGTGLIGRRLTESLLSDGAEVIILSRSVTRVQSLFGGKASAALWDGRSAKDWGQLVDGADAVVNLAGAGLADSRWTPERKKLILESRVNVGRSVTEAISRASVKPKVLVQASAVGYYGPRGLPAVDESAPSGDGFLAEVCRAWEPSTEAVEEMGVRRVIIRTAVVMAEHGGALARMLPIFRLGLGGPLGDGSQGFPWIHLDDEVGAIRFLMQREESRGAYNLAAPETVDNRAFTRALSKTLGRPAVLGAPPFALKLLFGEMAQEALLSGQFVLPRRLTEDGYTFKHPVLLAALEDLLRKA
- a CDS encoding sensor histidine kinase, which codes for MTNPGSGDNEPRRENGAFEVEPIRVSGDSTRERKRRQRELWLAFFGALLIIGLTWAELKYIGVDSYLFLPLFNFNFVLLAVILFVVIRNIVKLLLERKRRVLGSRLRTRLVLAFMILTLAPTLLMFFIAVQFVRTGIDYWFQTKIEGSMEQSLELGQDVYVVLKERPRRVAVSIEADIRTRRFAWGGTGMGQLMVEKKSQLGLGLLGVFTPELTEQNWHMDPEFEPAWREFRDSTDWWQLGEEDTAYATILRGVYQDVVICALPVDKGKTGFLVVGEGLGSNMLEKMDRVVRGVEEYQTLLTLKDPLKLALYLTMGLMTGSIVLGSIWFGFRLAKEISAPVQALAIGTQRIARGDLSVRLEDKSTDELGFLVQSFNRMAEDLEEGRERLTRANQRLNQQNLELAARGSYIEALLNNIAAGVISLDSQGRVNTVNKAAESMLGLDARSLVGQRPLEALVGEHRRLLRQLLDMAASGTAGQWQEQITLTLGSREMKLLVNVVELKLPDGARAGLVAVFEDITELEKMQRVAAWREVARRIAHEIKNPLTPIKLSAQRLEKRFGSTLSDPVFLESIRLIVRQVENMQAMVQEFSAFAKLPEVVLRPGSLTALLEEVRAMFATSHGGISWTLDVSHDLPKVRFDAEGLRRVLVNLLGNAAEALEGNGVVEIAAAFDPILKLVVIEIRDDGPGLTEDERSRVFEPYFSRKKGGTGLGLTIARSIVSDHHGFLRVRPNQPHGSIFVIELPAA